The following proteins are encoded in a genomic region of Candidatus Binatia bacterium:
- a CDS encoding DnaB-like helicase C-terminal domain-containing protein, with protein sequence MQIDLENEYATARAGSPSNATEKFPTSGNWSDMDRAFDNLANRPPKIPTGIGALDTILKGGSAAGDFIGVGAPAGSGKTILLLTLLANAARAGAIPIYLSAELDEGEVVSRLLSRIMLEAYIERHGAKALHAPAVSFDDLVNRLDLQGSGKGWADDLATARETARDQLGDAIIKRLPDAATDIWVRKSITEVRAANPDRQIIVFVDPLQRLMVGQRDDGPNTAADGRQPESHDRYQIISSTLKQTATDQQVAIWFASDIAGGVSRQLRNGEDENMIWYAAPGPIGNAITAGFSLTTGHSFMDGVSEETGPPAGKKNKPADTGTRLPGAGLPWAGMTPGVGSCAITAEEVAAGGPPEQTLKHQLGETMSVLRTTKLRSGRPMRAALLSVPGASVLYDPPTERDADGPDHADGSQIY encoded by the coding sequence ATGGACCGAGCTTTCGACAACCTCGCCAACCGCCCGCCCAAGATCCCCACGGGGATCGGTGCTTTGGATACTATCTTGAAAGGCGGCTCTGCTGCCGGTGACTTCATCGGAGTTGGTGCGCCCGCAGGATCGGGCAAAACCATTCTGCTGCTCACCCTGCTCGCCAATGCCGCCCGCGCTGGGGCTATTCCGATCTACCTTTCAGCCGAGCTGGACGAGGGGGAAGTGGTTTCACGCCTACTCTCTCGGATAATGCTGGAGGCTTACATAGAGCGGCACGGGGCAAAGGCTTTGCACGCGCCCGCAGTCTCATTCGATGATCTGGTGAACCGCCTGGACCTGCAAGGCTCTGGCAAAGGCTGGGCCGATGATCTTGCTACCGCCCGCGAAACTGCCCGCGACCAACTTGGGGATGCCATCATCAAGCGCCTGCCCGATGCCGCGACTGATATCTGGGTGCGGAAAAGCATTACCGAAGTACGCGCAGCAAACCCAGACCGGCAGATCATCGTATTTGTGGACCCTCTACAGCGGCTCATGGTTGGGCAGCGTGACGACGGGCCGAACACCGCCGCCGATGGTCGCCAGCCGGAATCGCATGACCGCTACCAGATCATTTCGTCCACTCTGAAGCAGACCGCGACCGATCAGCAGGTTGCCATCTGGTTCGCCTCCGACATTGCAGGGGGAGTCAGCAGGCAGCTTCGCAATGGCGAAGATGAGAACATGATCTGGTACGCCGCCCCCGGTCCTATCGGAAACGCGATCACAGCAGGCTTCTCGCTCACTACGGGGCACAGCTTTATGGATGGCGTATCGGAGGAAACCGGGCCGCCCGCAGGAAAGAAGAACAAGCCAGCCGATACCGGAACCAGACTTCCCGGCGCGGGCCTACCGTGGGCGGGCATGACTCCGGGCGTTGGCTCCTGCGCGATCACCGCAGAAGAGGTGGCCGCTGGTGGGCCTCCCGAACAGACGCTGAAGCACCAGTTGGGCGAAACTATGTCTGTGCTTCGGACCACGAAACTTCGCAGCGGGAGACCCATGCGAGCGGCATTGCTCTCGGTGCCTGGGGCTTCGGTGCTTTATGACCCGCCCACTGAGCGCGATGCCGATGGGCCAGACCATGCAGACGGGAGCCAGATTTACTGA